The following proteins come from a genomic window of Scomber japonicus isolate fScoJap1 chromosome 4, fScoJap1.pri, whole genome shotgun sequence:
- the fance gene encoding Fanconi anemia group E protein isoform X1, translating to MDAGMFLSRFDGQSRLLVRSLLSGVSGVHRALSVFHRQQRANPGLTLPNFIETLCRDEITCPQTAAKPLAVKPLVCLFPALFKQNLLSFMYLVHSVLPQTAVLRVLECLSQDPHSSPWVTALVRQLERSLRAHNEQPLYSPVCSQRLRELSQRCVGFGETSGWVRCFSSPTVQPESQSASCLSELGTQRKRKSSVVTLDSDGEETGLQSKRIKMDDCFSEHVDAGEQSANKGISGGLEGDAGVPAEELQPALCDALPEHIKVSVLQIKELLESQTEWDQSSMDVFKVLNECDPTQVEVLCNMLSLPDLPEQTLPKLCSSILAVSPDLSYSTTATIIKSLLLQKVLTLSEPASRCLVTTMTSFCSRYTRPMCHTLIGPVLQDKNIGNSQAELLNRLIEGCLDSHYRLLVLQMTFKIAWSEAVLSIIHSLLDSKPDLNEEVFTQFTEQLVSQASQFTKSVKFAKMMLTVLTKYSSHVTATHKHSLSGCLMLNETFLKKSLQAALKRITHT from the exons ATGGACGCTGGTATGTTTCTGAGTCGGTTTGACGGGCAGTCGAGGCTGCTGGTCCGGTCGCTGCTGTCCGGAGTCTCCGGTGTCCACAGAGCGCTGAGCGTCTTCCACAGACAGCAGCGGGCCAACCCCGGACTGACCCTACCCAACTTCATAGAAACACTGTGCCGCGACGAAATAACCTGCCCACAGACTGCAGCCAAGCCTCTGGCTGT TAAACCCCTGGTGTGCCTGTTTCCAGCATTATTCAAGCAAAACCTGCTGTCCTTCATGTATCTGGTCCACTCAGTCCTCCCTCAGACTGCTGTCCTTCGAGTGCTTGAATGCCTCAGCCAGGACCCTCATTCAAGCCCATGGGTCACTGCTCTGGTTAGACAGCTGGAAAGAAGTCTGAGGGCCCACAATGAGCAGCCTCTGTACAGTCCAGTGTGCAGTCAGAGACTCAGGGAGCTGTCACAGCGCTGTGTGGGATTTGGTGAGACCAGTGGGTGGGTCAGGTGCTTCAGTTCTCCAACAGTACAACCTGAATCTCAGAGCGCGTCTTGTTTATCAGAACTGGGGACacaaaggaaaaggaagagcaGTGTTGTCACTCTGGATTCAGATGGTGAAGAAACAGGACTGCAGAGTAAACGGATAAAGATGGACGACTGTTTTAGTGAACATGTTGATGCTGGGGAGCAGAGTGCAAACAAAGGGATATCAGGAGGATTAGAGGGTGATGCTGGAGTACCTGCTGAAGAACTGCAACCAGCCCTGTGTGATGCTCTACCTGAACATATAAAA gtCTCTGTTCTTCAAATAAAGGAGTTACTGGAAAGTCAAACCGAG TGGGACCAGAGCTCCATGGATGTGTTCAAAGTGCTGAATGAGTGTGACCCTACTCAA GTGGAGGTGTTATGTAATATGCTGAGTTTGCCTGATTTACCGGAGCAGACTCTGCCCAAACTGTGCAGCAGCATTTTGGCTGTCTCTCCTGACCTCAGCTACAGTACGACAGCAACAATCATCAAGAGCCTCCTGCTACAGAAG GTACTGACTCTGTCAGAACCAGCCTCCAGATGCCTGGTCACCACAATGACGTCATTCTGCAGCCGCTACACCAGACCAATGTGCCACACTCTGATTGGACCGGTTCTACAGGACAAGAACATAG GGAACTCACAGGCTGAGTTGCTGAACAGACTGATTGAAGGCTGCCTGGATTCCCACTACAGACTTCTGGTGCTTCA GATGACATTCAAAATTGCATGGAGTGAGGCAGTGCTATCCATTATCCACAGCTTGCTAGACTCCAAG cctgaCTTGAATGAAGAAGTGTTCACACAGTTCACTGAGCAGCTCGTTAGCCAGGCTTCTCAATTCACAAAATCTGTGAAGTTTGCAAAAATGATGCTGACAGTCCTCACCAAATACAGTAGTCAT GTGActgctacacacaaacactccctGTCTGGTTGCCTGATGTTGAATGAGACCTTCCTGAAAAAGTCCCTGCAAGCTGCTTTGAaaagaatcacacacacatga
- the fance gene encoding Fanconi anemia group E protein isoform X2, whose product MDAGMFLSRFDGQSRLLVRSLLSGVSGVHRALSVFHRQQRANPGLTLPNFIETLCRDEITCPQTAAKPLAVKPLVCLFPALFKQNLLSFMYLVHSVLPQTAVLRVLECLSQDPHSSPWVTALVRQLERSLRAHNEQPLYSPVCSQRLRELSQRCVGFGETSGWVRCFSSPTVQPESQSASCLSELGTQRKRKSSVVTLDSDGEETGLQSKRIKMDDCFSEHVDAGEQSANKGISGGLEGDAGVPAEELQPALCDALPEHIKVSVLQIKELLESQTEWDQSSMDVFKVLNECDPTQVEVLCNMLSLPDLPEQTLPKLCSSILAVSPDLSYSTTATIIKSLLLQKVLTLSEPASRCLVTTMTSFCSRYTRPMCHTLIGPVLQDKNIGNSQAELLNRLIEGCLDSHYRLLDDIQNCME is encoded by the exons ATGGACGCTGGTATGTTTCTGAGTCGGTTTGACGGGCAGTCGAGGCTGCTGGTCCGGTCGCTGCTGTCCGGAGTCTCCGGTGTCCACAGAGCGCTGAGCGTCTTCCACAGACAGCAGCGGGCCAACCCCGGACTGACCCTACCCAACTTCATAGAAACACTGTGCCGCGACGAAATAACCTGCCCACAGACTGCAGCCAAGCCTCTGGCTGT TAAACCCCTGGTGTGCCTGTTTCCAGCATTATTCAAGCAAAACCTGCTGTCCTTCATGTATCTGGTCCACTCAGTCCTCCCTCAGACTGCTGTCCTTCGAGTGCTTGAATGCCTCAGCCAGGACCCTCATTCAAGCCCATGGGTCACTGCTCTGGTTAGACAGCTGGAAAGAAGTCTGAGGGCCCACAATGAGCAGCCTCTGTACAGTCCAGTGTGCAGTCAGAGACTCAGGGAGCTGTCACAGCGCTGTGTGGGATTTGGTGAGACCAGTGGGTGGGTCAGGTGCTTCAGTTCTCCAACAGTACAACCTGAATCTCAGAGCGCGTCTTGTTTATCAGAACTGGGGACacaaaggaaaaggaagagcaGTGTTGTCACTCTGGATTCAGATGGTGAAGAAACAGGACTGCAGAGTAAACGGATAAAGATGGACGACTGTTTTAGTGAACATGTTGATGCTGGGGAGCAGAGTGCAAACAAAGGGATATCAGGAGGATTAGAGGGTGATGCTGGAGTACCTGCTGAAGAACTGCAACCAGCCCTGTGTGATGCTCTACCTGAACATATAAAA gtCTCTGTTCTTCAAATAAAGGAGTTACTGGAAAGTCAAACCGAG TGGGACCAGAGCTCCATGGATGTGTTCAAAGTGCTGAATGAGTGTGACCCTACTCAA GTGGAGGTGTTATGTAATATGCTGAGTTTGCCTGATTTACCGGAGCAGACTCTGCCCAAACTGTGCAGCAGCATTTTGGCTGTCTCTCCTGACCTCAGCTACAGTACGACAGCAACAATCATCAAGAGCCTCCTGCTACAGAAG GTACTGACTCTGTCAGAACCAGCCTCCAGATGCCTGGTCACCACAATGACGTCATTCTGCAGCCGCTACACCAGACCAATGTGCCACACTCTGATTGGACCGGTTCTACAGGACAAGAACATAG GGAACTCACAGGCTGAGTTGCTGAACAGACTGATTGAAGGCTGCCTGGATTCCCACTACAGACTTCTG GATGACATTCAAAATTGCATGGAGTGA
- the mkrn4 gene encoding makorin, ring finger protein, 4 isoform X2 — protein sequence MPMRFINGSCRLGPRCNYRHEWPVRSSSQICRYFQKGLCWYGDDCKFIHVLQPEGDAAYAGRRASVPTVSTSSVATAPPDRRGSEPALLQAEVMSRWERSMSHSHSVVNVSNPQYNTGRLAAGIAEEQSQDNGTYLTASWESVQISGAAQAGAYDGRNEQETSSNETEDVGAAAASTTQGIVGEIEAFLQSKNMTCGICMDKVYEKPDSRHQVFGILPNCSHSFCLHCIRTWRKTKDLGPDVVKSCPQCRVRSAFYVPNKYWVEGQAKENVIAAFKDKFSKKSCSYYTRYRCCPFKTECLYRHDKTARRRSFPYHTEDEDDYDGVDLLNFFIAMTLLSGDDDDNNDDDFDFPFYLTEEYGF from the exons ATGCCTAT GCGTTTCATAAATGGATCTTGCAGATTGGGTCCAAGGTGTAATTATCGACATGAATGGCCTGTTAGATCATCATCCCAAATATGTAGATATTTTCAGAAAGGTTTATGCTGGTATGGCGATGACTGCAA GTTTATCCATGTCCTTCAGCCAGAAGGTGATGCAGCTTATGCAGGTAGGAGAGCTTCAGTACCTACAGTTTCCACTTCCAGCGTGGCCACAGCTCCGCCAGATAGAAGAGGGTCAGAGCCTGCTCTTCTGCAGGCCGAGGTGATGTCGAGGTGGGAGCGCAGCATGTCACACAGTCACTCTGTTGTTAATGTCTCAAATCCTCAATACAACACTGGGCGCCTGGCAGCAGGTATTGCGGAAGAACAATCACAAG ACAATGGCACTTATTTAACCGCTTCTTGGGAGTCGGTCCAGATCTCAGGAGCGGCTCAAGCAGGTGCATATGATGGAAGAAATGAGCAG GAGACCTCTTCCAATGAGACAGAAGATGTTGGTGCGGCTGCAGCCTCTACTACTCAAGGGATAGTGGGGGAAATTGAGGCCTTCCTCCAGAGTAAAAATATGACCTGTGGCATATGCATGGACAAGGTGTATGAAAAACCAGATTCAAGACACCAGGTATTTGGTATCTTGCCAAACTGCAGTCACTCCTTCTGTTTACACTGCATCAGGACCTGGAGGAAAACGAAAGACCTTGGGCCTGATGTCGTAAA GAGCTGCCCACAGTGCCGAGTGAGGTCTGCCTTTTATGTGCCCAACAAGTACTGGGTTGAAGGACAAGCAAAGGAAAACGTAATTGCTGCCTTCAAAGACAAATTCAG TAAGAAAAGCTGCAGTTACTATACACGATACAGATGCTGTCCCTTCAAAACAGAGTGCCTTTACCGCCATGATAAAACTGCACGTCGCAGGTCATTTCCT TATCAtactgaagatgaagatgactACGATGGTGTAGATCTGCTAAATTTTTTCATAGCCATGACCCTTCTCAGCGGTGACGATGATGACAACAACGATGATGATTTTGACTTTCCTTTTTACCTCACTGAAGAGTACGGTTTCTGA
- the mkrn4 gene encoding makorin, ring finger protein, 4 isoform X1, with the protein MEGDWRHAQNTWRMGSEMERFSTGRSGGICRRFINGSCRLGPRCNYRHEWPVRSSSQICRYFQKGLCWYGDDCKFIHVLQPEGDAAYAGRRASVPTVSTSSVATAPPDRRGSEPALLQAEVMSRWERSMSHSHSVVNVSNPQYNTGRLAAGIAEEQSQDNGTYLTASWESVQISGAAQAGAYDGRNEQETSSNETEDVGAAAASTTQGIVGEIEAFLQSKNMTCGICMDKVYEKPDSRHQVFGILPNCSHSFCLHCIRTWRKTKDLGPDVVKSCPQCRVRSAFYVPNKYWVEGQAKENVIAAFKDKFSKKSCSYYTRYRCCPFKTECLYRHDKTARRRSFPYHTEDEDDYDGVDLLNFFIAMTLLSGDDDDNNDDDFDFPFYLTEEYGF; encoded by the exons ATGGAGGGAGACTGGCGGCATGCTCAAAACACATGGAGGATGGGCTCGGAGATGGAGCGATTCTCAACTGGCCGTAGTGGAGGTATTTGTAG GCGTTTCATAAATGGATCTTGCAGATTGGGTCCAAGGTGTAATTATCGACATGAATGGCCTGTTAGATCATCATCCCAAATATGTAGATATTTTCAGAAAGGTTTATGCTGGTATGGCGATGACTGCAA GTTTATCCATGTCCTTCAGCCAGAAGGTGATGCAGCTTATGCAGGTAGGAGAGCTTCAGTACCTACAGTTTCCACTTCCAGCGTGGCCACAGCTCCGCCAGATAGAAGAGGGTCAGAGCCTGCTCTTCTGCAGGCCGAGGTGATGTCGAGGTGGGAGCGCAGCATGTCACACAGTCACTCTGTTGTTAATGTCTCAAATCCTCAATACAACACTGGGCGCCTGGCAGCAGGTATTGCGGAAGAACAATCACAAG ACAATGGCACTTATTTAACCGCTTCTTGGGAGTCGGTCCAGATCTCAGGAGCGGCTCAAGCAGGTGCATATGATGGAAGAAATGAGCAG GAGACCTCTTCCAATGAGACAGAAGATGTTGGTGCGGCTGCAGCCTCTACTACTCAAGGGATAGTGGGGGAAATTGAGGCCTTCCTCCAGAGTAAAAATATGACCTGTGGCATATGCATGGACAAGGTGTATGAAAAACCAGATTCAAGACACCAGGTATTTGGTATCTTGCCAAACTGCAGTCACTCCTTCTGTTTACACTGCATCAGGACCTGGAGGAAAACGAAAGACCTTGGGCCTGATGTCGTAAA GAGCTGCCCACAGTGCCGAGTGAGGTCTGCCTTTTATGTGCCCAACAAGTACTGGGTTGAAGGACAAGCAAAGGAAAACGTAATTGCTGCCTTCAAAGACAAATTCAG TAAGAAAAGCTGCAGTTACTATACACGATACAGATGCTGTCCCTTCAAAACAGAGTGCCTTTACCGCCATGATAAAACTGCACGTCGCAGGTCATTTCCT TATCAtactgaagatgaagatgactACGATGGTGTAGATCTGCTAAATTTTTTCATAGCCATGACCCTTCTCAGCGGTGACGATGATGACAACAACGATGATGATTTTGACTTTCCTTTTTACCTCACTGAAGAGTACGGTTTCTGA
- the ppardb gene encoding peroxisome proliferator-activated receptor delta b, translating into MEGFQKSAEEQHNRVNGYCEPKSPQDTADVRWTTPERESAGSDSCGGRSVSELTDVQDLKARESENEEDKEDKEVVPASKGLKGDQKKREKESQDPEENDHSRQNSSAASSYTDLSQTSSPSLSEQLRLGREESTGAGISVECKVCGDKASGFHYGVHACEGCKGFFRRTVRMKLEYERCERSCKIQKKNRNKCQYCRFQKCLSLGMSHDAIRYGRMPEAERKKLVAGLLAEELNHGKPGGSDLKTLAKQVNTAYQKNLSMTKKRARSILTGKTSSTSPFVIYDVDTLWKAESGLVWSQLLPGAPLTKEIGVHVFYRCQCTTVETVRELTEFAKCIPGFVDLFLNDQVTLLKYGVHEAIFAMLPSLMNKDGLLVANGKGFVTREFLRSLRKPFSEIMEPKFEFAVKFNALELDDSDLALFVAAIILCGDRPGLMNVKQVEQSQDNILQALDLHLQANHSDSVYLFPKLLQKMADLRQLVTENAQLVQKIKKTESETSLHPLLQEIYKDMY; encoded by the exons ATGGAAGGGTTTCAGAAATCTGCTGAAGAGCAACACAACAGGGTAAACGGCTACTGCGAGCCCAAGTCCCCCCAGGACACAGCTGATGTTAGGTGGACGACGCCAGAGAGAGAGTCCGCAGGTTCAGACAGCTGCGGGGGGAGAAGTGTGTCAGAGCTGACTGACGTGCAAGACTTGAAAGCCAGAGAAAGCGAGAAtgaggaggacaaggaggacAAGGAGGTAGTGCCTGCTTCTAAAGGCCTGAAAGGGGaccagaagaaaagagagaaagagagtcagGATCCAGAGGAGAACGATCACAGCAGACAGAACAGCAGTGCAGCCTCCAGCTACACAG ACCTGTCGCAAACCTCGTCTCCTTCGCTGTCGGAGCAGCTACGTCTTGGCCGAGAAGAAAGCACAGGGGCTGGGATCAGTGTGGAGTGTAAGGTCTGTGGGGACAAGGCTTCAGGCTTCCACTATGGCGTGCATGCGTGCGAGGGTTGCAAG GGCTTTTTTCGGCGAACTGTGCGGATGAAACTGGAATATGAGCGCTGTGAGCGTTCCTGCAAGATTCAGAAGAAGAATCGTAACAAGTGCCAATATTGTCGCTTCCAGAAGTGCCTGTCTTTGGGAATGTCCCATGATG cTATCCGATATGGACGTATGCCTGAGGCGGAGCGGAAGAAGCTGGTGGCAGGCCTGCTCGCAGAAGAACTGAACCACGGCAAACCGGGTGGCTCAGACCTGAAGACCTTGGCCAAACAAGTCAACACAGCCTACCAGAAAAACCTCAGTATGACCAAGAAAAGGGCCCGCAGCATCCTAACGGGCAAAACCAGCAGCACCTCG CCATTTGTGATCTACGATGTAGACACACTCTGGAAGGCAGAAAGTGGTTTGGTATGGAGCCAGTTACTTCCTGGTGCACCCCTGACCAAGGAGATTGGGGTCCATGTGTTCTACCGCTGCCAGTGCACTACGGTGGAGACTGTGCGAGAGCTCACTGAGTTCGCCAAGTGCATTCCAGGGTTTGTGGACCTCTTCCTTAATGACCAG GTGACTTTGCTGAAGTATGGTGTGCATGAGGCTATTTTTGCCATGCTGCCCTCTCTCATGAACAAAGATGGACTTTTGGTAGCCAATGGTAAAGGCTTTGTTACCAGGGAGTTCCTGCGCAGCTTAAGAAAGCCTTTCAGTGAGATCATGGAGCCCAAGTTTGAGTTTGCCGTCAAGTTCAATGCTCTGGAGCTGGATGACAGTGACCTGGCCCTGTTTGTTGCCGCCATTATTCTCTGTGGAG ATCGTCCTGGGCTAATGAACGTGAAGCAGGTGGAGCAGAGTCAGGACAACATCCTTCAGGCGTTGGACCTCCACCTCCAAGCAAaccactctgactctgtctACCTCTTCCCCAAGCTGCTGCAGAAGATGGCTGACCTCCGTCAGCTGGTTACTGAGAACGCTCAGCTTGTCCAAAAGATCAAAAAGACTGAGTCGGAGACCTCGCTCCACCCTCTACTACAGGAGATCTACAAAGACATGTATTAG